A single genomic interval of Pyrus communis chromosome 7, drPyrComm1.1, whole genome shotgun sequence harbors:
- the LOC137739616 gene encoding DEAD-box ATP-dependent RNA helicase 35: protein MEEEDDYSEYVPVAKRRAMEAQKILQRKGKSSGLEEELEKSKLAEAKPSLLVKASQLKRDAPEITPTEEILQQEKEMIEHLSDRKTLMSVRELAKGITYTEPLLTGWKPPLNIRRMSSQQCDFIRRQWHIIVSGDDIPPPIKNFKDMRFPEPILKMLKTKGIVQPTPIQVQGLPVILTGRDMIGIAFTGSGKTLVFVLPLIMIALQEEIMMPINQGEGPFGLIICPSRELARQTYEVVEEFLLPMREAGYPEIRPLLCIGGVDMRSQLEIVKKGVHIVVATPGRLKDMLAKKKMNLDSCRYLTLDEADRLVDLGFEDDIREVFDHFKAQRQTLLFSATMPAKIQNFARSALVKPVTVNVGRAGAANLDVIQEVEYVKQEAKIVYLLECLQKTPPPVLIFCENKADVDDIHEYLLLKGVEAVAIHGGKDQEEREYAISSFKAGKKDVLVATDVASKGLDFPDIQHVINYDMPPEIENYVHRIGRTGRCGKTGIATTFINKNQTETTLLDLKHLLQEAKQRIPPVLAELNDPMEDVDAITNASGVKGCAYCGGLGHRIKDCPKLEQQKSMAIASSRRDYFGSGGYRGEI, encoded by the exons atggaagaagaagatgattatTCTGAGTATGTTCCAGTGGCGAAGCGACGAGCAATGGAGGCTCAGAAGATTCTTCAACGGAAGGGGAAGTCATCCGGACTTGAGGAAGAGTTGGAGAAATCAAAGCTTGCTGAAGCAAAACCTAGCCTTCTTGTAAAAGCATCACAGTTGAAGCGTGACGCTCCTGAGATTACTCCAACTGAGGAGATTTTGCAACAAGAGAAGGAAATGATCGAGCACTTATCAGATCGCAAAACCCTCATGTCAGTTCGTGAATTGGCAAAGGGAATCACTTACACGGAGCCTTTACTGACTGGTTGGAAGCCCCCATTGAATATAAGGCGGATGTCTAGCCAGCAATGTGATTTTATTCGAAGGCAGTGGCACATCATAGTTAGCGGTGATGATATTCCACCACCCATTAAGAATTTTAAGGATATGAGATTTCCTGAACCAATTCTGAAGATGTTGAAAACCAAGGGGATTGTTCAGCCAACCCCCATTCAGGTGCAAGGTCTTCCGGTGATTTTAACAGGGAGGGACATGATTGGTATTGCGTTTACAGGTTCAGGAAAGACATTGGTTTTTGTGTTGCCATTGATTATGATAGCATTGCAGGAGGAGATTATGATGCCAATTAATCAAGGTGAAGGGCCTTTTGGATTGATTATTTGCCCGTCAAGGGAGCTTGCAAGGCAGACTTATGAAGTGGTGGAAGAGTTTCTGCTTCCTATGAGAGAGGCTGGATAtccagaaataaggcctttgctTTGTATTGGTGGAGTGGATATGCGTTCGCAGTTGGAAATTGTGAAAAAAGGTGTCCATATAGTTGTTGCTACTCCTGGGAGGTTGAAGGATATGCTggcaaagaaaaaaatgaacctCGATAGTTGCAG ATATTTAACTTTGGACGAGGCCGATAGATTGGTAGATTTGGGCTTTGAGGATGACATAAGAGAAGTTTTTGACCACTTTAAAGCTCAACGACAAACACTCCTATTTTCAGCCACCATGCCCGCAAAAATTCAGAACTTTGCTAGAAGTGCTTTAGTAAAGCCTGTAACGGTAAATGTGGGAAGAGCTGGAGCAGCAAATCTTGATGTGATTCAAGAGGTTGAGTATGTGAAGCAAGAGGCCAAGATCGTTTACCTTCTTGAATGTCTACAAAAGACCCCACCTCCTGTTCTAATATTTTGTGAAAACAAAGCTGATGTGGATGATATTCATGAGTATCTTCTGTTAAAAGGAGTGGAAGCAGTGGCCATACATGGAGGGAAGGATCAGGAAGAGAGAGAGTATGCCATTTCTTCTTTTAAGGCAGGGAAGAAAGATGTTTTGGTTGCCACTGATGTTGCCTCAAAGGGTTTGGATTTTCCTGACATTCAACATGTCATTAATTATGACATGCCACCAGAAATTGAAAACTACGTCCACAGGATTGGACGAACAGGAAGATGTGGCAAGACTGGAATAGCAACAACTTTTATAAACAAGAATCAAACAGAAACGACACTTCTTGATTTGAAACACCTCCTGCAAGAGGCAAAACAAAGGATTCCACCCGTTTTGGCTGAGCTTAATGATCCAATGGAAGATGTGGATGCAATTACAAATGCAAGCGGGGTCAAGGGTTGTGCTTACTGTGGCGGTCTTGGTCATCGTATCAAAGATTGCCCCAAACTAGAGCAACAGAAAAGCATGGCAATTGCCAGCTCTAGGAGGGATTATTTTGGATCCGGTGGTTACAGAGGGGAAATATAA